In Bacillota bacterium, the following proteins share a genomic window:
- a CDS encoding UbiX family flavin prenyltransferase: MRLVVGITGATGAIYGIRLLEVAKKLGVETHLVMSPYAAKNIEIETGRSVAEVEATAHRVHAFNDLGASISSGSFVTAGMVVVPCSIKTLSGIANSYNDTLVIRAADVCLKERRKLVLVVRETPLHLGHLRLMTAVTEMGGVIMPPVPAFYHSPKTIGDLVDQTVGKALDQFGIDAGLFRRWREGGEGDDR; the protein is encoded by the coding sequence ATCAGACTTGTCGTCGGGATCACCGGGGCGACCGGGGCGATCTACGGCATCCGGCTTCTCGAGGTGGCCAAGAAGCTCGGCGTGGAGACCCACCTCGTGATGTCCCCCTATGCCGCCAAGAACATCGAGATCGAGACAGGCCGCTCGGTGGCTGAGGTCGAGGCCACGGCCCATCGCGTCCATGCCTTCAACGACCTCGGGGCGTCCATCTCCAGCGGCTCCTTCGTGACCGCCGGGATGGTCGTCGTCCCCTGCTCCATCAAGACCCTCTCCGGCATCGCCAACTCCTACAACGACACGCTGGTCATCAGGGCGGCCGACGTCTGCCTCAAAGAGCGGCGGAAGCTCGTCCTGGTGGTCAGGGAGACCCCCCTCCACCTGGGGCACCTGCGGTTGATGACGGCCGTGACCGAGATGGGCGGGGTGATCATGCCGCCGGTACCCGCCTTCTATCACTCCCCAAAGACCATCGGCGACCTGGTCGACCAGACCGTCGGCAAGGCCCTCGACCAGTTCGGCATCGACGCCGGGCTGTTCCGTCGCTGGCGCGAGGGCGGGGAAGGGGACGACCGATGA
- a CDS encoding DUF120 domain-containing protein, giving the protein MTPRFAGTVASGAHEAGGFVALPWFRDWLKSRFGFDPFSGTLNLRDVSPDGLAETLLRRGTALVPPSDQFCLSMVLPVKLDRAPEEPAAIVRPLVAAYPAGAAEIVAPVRLRERLGLADGDELAFQVDDGRTAGGWRAAGEAGVQAGGPAGVQAGAVAVDVETSGGQVRLSASWSKTADGITVQLYGGLPHVGAVAVAYPRPSLRDPSRPSATSSVLTRLGHKDDFLARPASELLAKALDAPAVVVAGVHVGPSGTYQAPGDLVDALIGAVPRLVEAIVAAVGRGS; this is encoded by the coding sequence ATGACCCCTCGTTTCGCCGGCACGGTGGCCTCGGGAGCCCACGAAGCCGGAGGGTTTGTCGCCCTGCCGTGGTTCCGCGATTGGCTCAAGAGCCGTTTCGGATTCGACCCCTTTTCGGGAACCCTGAATCTACGCGACGTCTCGCCGGACGGTCTGGCCGAAACGCTGTTGCGGCGGGGGACGGCCCTCGTCCCCCCAAGCGACCAGTTCTGCCTGTCCATGGTCCTCCCGGTGAAGCTGGATCGCGCCCCGGAGGAGCCGGCCGCCATCGTCCGCCCGCTGGTGGCGGCCTATCCAGCGGGCGCCGCCGAGATCGTCGCTCCCGTGCGCCTGCGGGAAAGGCTAGGCCTGGCCGACGGCGATGAGCTGGCCTTCCAGGTCGACGACGGGCGGACCGCCGGTGGCTGGCGAGCGGCGGGGGAGGCCGGCGTCCAGGCCGGTGGGCCGGCCGGCGTCCAGGCGGGCGCGGTCGCCGTCGATGTCGAGACGAGCGGGGGCCAGGTTCGCCTGTCGGCCTCCTGGTCAAAGACCGCCGACGGGATCACGGTCCAACTTTATGGCGGGCTTCCCCATGTCGGGGCGGTCGCCGTGGCCTACCCCAGGCCGAGCCTCAGAGACCCGAGCCGGCCCAGCGCGACCTCCTCGGTCCTGACCCGGCTTGGGCACAAGGACGATTTCCTCGCCCGGCCGGCCTCAGAGCTGCTGGCCAAGGCTCTTGACGCGCCGGCGGTGGTGGTCGCCGGGGTCCACGTCGGGCCAAGCGGCACCTATCAGGCCCCCGGCGACCTCGTGGACGCCCTCATCGGCGCGGTGCCGCGGCTGGTCGAGGCCATCGTGGCGGCGGTCGGGCGCGGATCGTGA
- a CDS encoding GNAT family N-acetyltransferase: MRPRSAPQPVAPPVVRPCQSQDAGAIAALLRELSETAARVRRFLSDCRAAPGVYSNYLAELDGRAAGFLSAVFYETPFHAKGTCLINELVVARGARGRGVGRGLVETVREEARRRGFDEEYVLLGQEFEQ, encoded by the coding sequence GTGAGGCCCCGATCCGCGCCGCAGCCCGTGGCGCCGCCGGTCGTTCGCCCCTGCCAGTCACAGGACGCCGGGGCCATCGCCGCCCTCCTCCGGGAACTGTCCGAGACCGCCGCTCGAGTGCGCCGGTTCCTGAGCGACTGCCGAGCTGCCCCCGGCGTCTACTCGAACTACCTGGCCGAACTGGATGGCCGAGCGGCCGGGTTCCTATCGGCCGTCTTCTACGAGACGCCGTTCCACGCCAAGGGCACCTGCCTCATCAATGAACTCGTCGTCGCCCGGGGCGCCCGGGGACGGGGCGTCGGCCGGGGGCTGGTCGAGACCGTCCGCGAAGAGGCCCGCCGCCGCGGCTTCGACGAGGAGTATGTCCTGCTGGGACAGGAGTTTGAGCAATGA
- a CDS encoding ABATE domain-containing protein encodes MSTQVGEKTYKFTAGVLPLDFVNTVDWRLADEPVELLSDYGDLISWGRQAGAIDARMAGRLVRAVEKAPKAALAALRRAIVLREALFRIFSARIGGRSAEATDLELVNAALAEVLSMARLRAAGAGFEWSWAEDQPNLNRVVWPVVYSAADLLTSRDRLGRVGLCADPLCGWVFLDTSRNGQRRWCSMDDCGNRAKARRHYDRSKARQT; translated from the coding sequence GTGTCGACCCAGGTGGGCGAAAAAACCTACAAGTTCACCGCTGGGGTCCTCCCCCTGGATTTCGTGAACACCGTCGACTGGCGGCTGGCCGACGAGCCGGTGGAGCTTCTCAGCGACTACGGCGACCTGATCTCGTGGGGCCGTCAGGCCGGGGCCATCGATGCCAGGATGGCCGGGCGGCTGGTCCGGGCGGTCGAGAAGGCCCCGAAGGCGGCCTTGGCCGCCCTCCGCCGGGCCATCGTGCTCCGGGAAGCCCTGTTCCGCATCTTCTCCGCCCGGATCGGCGGCCGCTCAGCGGAGGCCACCGACCTCGAGCTGGTCAACGCGGCCCTCGCCGAAGTCCTGTCCATGGCCAGGCTGCGGGCGGCCGGCGCCGGCTTTGAATGGTCGTGGGCCGAAGACCAGCCGAATCTCAACCGGGTGGTCTGGCCGGTGGTGTATTCGGCGGCCGACCTCCTGACCTCTCGCGACCGGCTGGGCCGTGTCGGTCTGTGCGCCGACCCCCTTTGCGGCTGGGTCTTCCTGGACACCTCCCGCAACGGTCAGCGACGCTGGTGCAGCATGGACGATTGCGGCAACCGGGCGAAGGCCCGTCGTCACTACGATCGGTCGAAGGCCCGCCAGACATGA
- a CDS encoding 4Fe-4S double cluster binding domain-containing protein has translation MSQLRDSMEAWARDHGYRVAFDRPEVLDVVRADIEERRRREEFDRVFFDSAIATLPLLGPAELEGMKTLLLVSVPRPAHRLTFQTADGPFEAIVPPTYREYPTAMRTREQLLAGPLAGYRLTRVGSPIKGAAARLGLARYGRNNITYVPGFGSYHQLVGLLTDADLGVDTAGGRASGDPAEVPLMAEECEGCWACRAACPTGAIGDDRFLLHTERCVTFWNESDWSWPDWMSPTAHNCIVGCLACQEACPQNAGRLRCEPLGPAFTAEETGWVLAGPPKDGDGGRDGGAVATASAAQWAAIVAKLTELGLNGYETIVTRNLSALMEARRAG, from the coding sequence ATGAGCCAGCTCCGGGATTCGATGGAGGCCTGGGCCCGGGACCACGGTTACAGGGTGGCCTTCGACCGGCCTGAGGTGCTCGACGTCGTCCGCGCCGATATCGAGGAACGCCGGCGCCGCGAGGAGTTCGATCGGGTCTTCTTCGACAGTGCCATCGCCACGTTACCGCTTCTAGGTCCGGCCGAGCTGGAGGGGATGAAGACCCTCCTTCTGGTCAGCGTCCCGCGGCCGGCTCATCGCCTGACCTTCCAAACCGCCGACGGCCCCTTCGAGGCGATCGTGCCCCCGACCTATCGGGAGTACCCTACGGCCATGAGGACGAGGGAGCAACTGCTGGCCGGTCCGCTGGCCGGCTACCGGCTGACCAGGGTCGGCTCGCCGATCAAGGGCGCCGCCGCCCGGCTGGGTCTGGCCCGCTACGGCCGGAACAACATCACCTACGTTCCCGGCTTCGGCAGCTATCACCAGCTGGTCGGCCTGTTGACCGACGCCGACCTGGGGGTGGATACGGCCGGGGGGAGGGCCTCTGGGGACCCGGCTGAAGTCCCGCTAATGGCCGAGGAGTGCGAAGGTTGCTGGGCCTGCCGCGCGGCCTGCCCGACGGGGGCCATCGGCGACGACCGCTTCCTCCTGCACACCGAACGCTGCGTCACCTTTTGGAACGAGAGCGATTGGTCGTGGCCGGACTGGATGAGCCCGACCGCCCACAACTGCATCGTCGGCTGCCTCGCCTGCCAGGAGGCCTGTCCCCAGAACGCCGGCCGCCTGCGGTGCGAACCCCTGGGACCGGCCTTCACCGCCGAGGAGACCGGGTGGGTCCTGGCCGGCCCGCCAAAGGACGGGGACGGGGGCCGGGACGGGGGTGCGGTCGCGACAGCAAGCGCGGCCCAATGGGCGGCCATCGTCGCCAAGCTGACCGAACTGGGCTTGAACGGCTACGAGACGATCGTCACCCGCAACCTCAGCGCCCTCATGGAGGCCCGCCGGGCCGGCTGA
- a CDS encoding enoyl-ACP reductase, with protein MALMAGKKCLIMGVANKRSIAWGIAQALQREGADLAFTYADDRFKENVEELVGGLPGGERVPIYPCDVLKGEEVKTLFEQVGRDWGRLDVLVHSVAYANREDLIGTFTDISWDGYALAHHVSAYSLIEAARHARPLMEAAGGGSIMTMTYLAAEKVVERYNVMATAKSALECNVRYLAAELGPANIRVNAISAGPLKTLAASAVKGLSHLRDVVEERAPLRRNITVEEVGDVGLFLASPLSRCVTGEVIHADNGFNVLGV; from the coding sequence ATGGCTTTGATGGCCGGCAAGAAGTGTCTGATCATGGGGGTCGCCAACAAGCGCTCGATCGCCTGGGGGATCGCCCAGGCCCTTCAACGCGAGGGGGCCGATCTGGCCTTCACCTATGCCGACGACCGCTTCAAGGAGAACGTGGAGGAGCTGGTCGGGGGACTGCCCGGCGGGGAGCGGGTGCCGATCTATCCGTGTGACGTCCTCAAGGGCGAAGAGGTCAAGACCCTTTTCGAACAGGTCGGCCGGGACTGGGGCCGGCTCGACGTCCTCGTCCACTCGGTGGCCTACGCCAACCGGGAGGACCTCATCGGGACCTTCACCGACATCAGTTGGGATGGCTACGCGCTGGCCCACCACGTCTCGGCCTACTCGCTGATCGAGGCGGCCCGCCACGCGCGGCCGCTGATGGAGGCGGCCGGCGGCGGGTCGATCATGACGATGACCTACCTGGCCGCCGAGAAGGTCGTCGAGCGTTATAACGTCATGGCCACGGCCAAGTCGGCCCTCGAGTGCAACGTGCGCTACCTGGCCGCCGAGCTGGGACCGGCCAACATCAGGGTCAACGCCATTTCCGCCGGTCCCCTCAAGACCCTGGCCGCCAGCGCCGTGAAGGGCCTTAGCCACCTGCGCGACGTGGTCGAGGAGCGGGCCCCGCTCCGCCGGAACATCACCGTCGAGGAGGTCGGCGACGTCGGGCTGTTCCTGGCTTCGCCCCTGTCGCGGTGCGTCACCGGCGAGGTCATCCACGCCGACAACGGCTTCAACGTGCTGGGGGTGTAG
- a CDS encoding ABC transporter permease subunit: MNKLRPSFGTRLARFFPRELQIALGLMVVWEAGCRLTKVTPILLPPPSAVFVSFLQLIRTGELFPYIWTTLVLLGGGMLAGLLISILFTTLAIISRTARDLLLTLTAMLNPLPAIALLPLALLWFGLGWRSLLFVLLHSIVWSLSLNMYTGFAAVPETLVRVGRNLGLSGWRLVRDVYFPAALPYIVAGIKLAWAYSWRTVIAAELVFGATGGHGGLGWFIYKQRYAMETAAVFVGLVLIIAIGLLMDAGFKAIERRTIRRWGMSA, from the coding sequence GTGAACAAGCTCCGCCCATCCTTCGGGACCAGGCTGGCCCGGTTCTTCCCGCGCGAACTGCAGATCGCCCTCGGGCTGATGGTCGTCTGGGAGGCGGGTTGCCGGCTGACCAAGGTCACCCCGATCCTGCTGCCCCCGCCGTCGGCTGTCTTCGTGTCTTTTCTTCAGCTGATCAGGACCGGTGAGCTCTTCCCCTACATCTGGACCACCCTCGTCCTCCTGGGGGGCGGGATGCTGGCGGGCCTGCTCATCTCGATCCTCTTCACCACCCTGGCGATCATCTCGCGGACGGCCCGCGACCTCCTCCTGACCCTCACCGCCATGCTCAACCCCTTGCCGGCCATCGCCCTGCTGCCCCTGGCTCTCCTCTGGTTCGGGCTCGGTTGGAGGTCGCTCCTCTTCGTGTTGCTCCACTCGATCGTCTGGTCCCTGTCGCTGAATATGTACACCGGCTTCGCCGCCGTGCCGGAGACGCTCGTTCGTGTTGGGCGCAACCTCGGCCTGAGCGGCTGGAGGCTGGTCCGCGACGTCTACTTCCCGGCCGCCCTGCCTTACATTGTCGCCGGGATCAAGCTGGCCTGGGCCTACTCCTGGCGGACGGTCATCGCCGCCGAGTTGGTCTTCGGGGCCACCGGCGGGCACGGCGGCCTCGGCTGGTTCATCTACAAGCAACGCTATGCGATGGAGACAGCGGCCGTCTTCGTCGGGCTGGTCCTGATCATCGCCATCGGCCTACTGATGGACGCCGGGTTCAAGGCCATCGAGCGGCGGACCATCAGGCGCTGGGGGATGAGCGCGTAA
- a CDS encoding ABC transporter ATP-binding protein: MPIVAAGPRPERLEVRDVKIVYTVEGRAHTAIERASFSLRDGEKLVLLGPSGCGKSTLLKTVAGFISPREGSVLVDGRPVKGPGPDRMVVFQEFDQLFPWKTVQENVAYAVRAAKGAPAAAAAERARHYLDLVGLLRFAGFYPHALSGGMKQRAAIARALAVEPEILLMDEPFGSLDAQTRTLMQEELLNIWARTRKTILFVTHSIDEAVMLGDRIVILTEGPGRVKTVIAPDEEARTPTSVHFAALCREVRSLLQVAAFGGMRS, from the coding sequence ATGCCCATCGTCGCCGCCGGTCCCCGCCCAGAGCGCCTGGAGGTGCGGGACGTCAAGATCGTTTACACCGTTGAAGGCCGCGCCCACACGGCCATCGAGAGGGCCTCGTTCAGCCTCAGGGACGGCGAGAAGCTCGTCCTCCTCGGGCCTTCCGGGTGCGGCAAGTCGACCCTCCTGAAGACCGTGGCCGGCTTCATCTCCCCACGGGAGGGCTCGGTCCTGGTGGACGGCCGACCGGTCAAGGGCCCGGGCCCCGATCGGATGGTCGTCTTCCAGGAATTCGATCAGCTCTTCCCATGGAAGACAGTCCAGGAGAACGTGGCTTACGCGGTCAGGGCGGCCAAGGGAGCCCCGGCCGCCGCGGCCGCCGAGCGGGCCCGCCACTACCTCGACCTGGTCGGCCTGCTCCGCTTCGCCGGCTTCTACCCGCACGCCCTGTCGGGCGGGATGAAGCAGCGGGCGGCCATCGCCAGGGCCCTGGCCGTCGAGCCGGAGATCCTCCTCATGGATGAGCCCTTCGGCAGCCTCGACGCCCAGACGCGGACCCTGATGCAGGAGGAGCTCCTGAACATCTGGGCCCGCACCCGCAAGACCATCCTCTTCGTCACCCACAGCATCGACGAGGCGGTCATGCTCGGCGACCGCATCGTCATCCTGACCGAGGGGCCGGGGCGGGTCAAGACGGTCATCGCCCCCGACGAGGAGGCCCGAACCCCGACCTCGGTCCACTTCGCCGCCCTCTGTCGGGAAGTCCGATCGCTGCTCCAAGTGGCGGCCTTCGGGGGGATGCGATCGTGA
- a CDS encoding ABC transporter substrate-binding protein yields MKMTRGLAAVVAVALVVGLVFGGAGCAKKATPSKIRMADQFGLGYAPVTIMLEKKLIEKRLPGVTIERLQFGSGGAVREAMVAGQLDVGFVGIPPFLIGWDKGVDWKIAGALDQMTLLMMAPKDKITSLKDFKAKDKIALPGPGSNQHIILAMAAEKQFNKATYFDNNIVAMPHPAATAALMAGKGDISAYFGAPPYQNKLQKQANLGVVLDAFDAFGGPFSYIVAVASGPFYKDNPKAYKAFVGALEEALTLMRENPKECAGILAAVDKKTTADEYLAYLTAPRTAWDITPRGVIHYAEAMQRYGYIKKVPANWQEVCFPNLQKLKGD; encoded by the coding sequence ATGAAGATGACCAGGGGGCTGGCCGCCGTGGTCGCCGTCGCCCTCGTGGTCGGTCTTGTCTTTGGGGGGGCCGGTTGCGCCAAGAAAGCCACCCCGAGCAAGATCCGGATGGCTGATCAGTTCGGTCTGGGGTACGCGCCGGTCACCATCATGCTGGAGAAGAAGCTCATCGAGAAGCGCCTGCCGGGGGTGACCATCGAACGCCTGCAGTTCGGGTCGGGCGGGGCCGTCCGCGAGGCCATGGTCGCCGGACAGCTGGACGTGGGGTTCGTCGGCATCCCGCCGTTCCTGATCGGCTGGGATAAGGGGGTCGACTGGAAGATCGCCGGCGCCCTTGATCAGATGACCCTGCTGATGATGGCCCCCAAAGACAAGATCACCTCGCTCAAGGACTTCAAGGCCAAGGACAAGATCGCCCTCCCCGGCCCCGGCTCGAACCAGCACATCATCCTGGCGATGGCCGCCGAGAAACAGTTTAACAAGGCCACCTACTTCGACAACAACATCGTCGCCATGCCCCACCCGGCCGCTACGGCCGCCCTGATGGCCGGCAAGGGCGACATCAGCGCCTACTTCGGCGCCCCGCCCTACCAGAACAAGCTCCAGAAGCAGGCCAACCTCGGGGTCGTCCTGGACGCCTTCGACGCCTTCGGCGGGCCGTTCTCCTACATCGTCGCCGTGGCCTCGGGCCCTTTCTACAAGGATAACCCCAAGGCTTACAAGGCCTTCGTCGGGGCCCTTGAGGAAGCCCTGACCCTGATGCGGGAGAACCCCAAGGAGTGCGCGGGCATCCTCGCCGCCGTCGACAAGAAGACCACCGCCGACGAGTACCTGGCCTACCTGACCGCGCCGCGGACGGCCTGGGACATCACCCCCCGCGGCGTGATCCACTACGCCGAGGCCATGCAGCGCTATGGCTACATCAAGAAGGTCCCGGCCAACTGGCAGGAGGTCTGCTTCCCCAACCTGCAAAAGCTGAAGGGCGACTGA
- a CDS encoding PTS sugar transporter subunit IIA: MAGLNARQLKELQYLLEAAGPQPASEAARALGVKERTLRADLPALASYCAERGALLPRGRRQGLSIEAAPEVRARLRHDVAAAAVEGEGALDSHERRRRMVVRFLLSPELPTLDQWCEEFGVSRPSIVKDIKAVKEWLAERRLALVGKSGVGYSLVAREFDLRNAVVQYLVQGNEVKLADPAAWRDGRPVLGDFDFAPVRRFLDELQRDAKAELIESDYVALALYVAITVVRLRDGRRVPDDLGDLQSLLGTSEHKLVTRHVRSVEKACGVKLSPAEATHLTLNFICAKKLQPRPVTDAAPGGEAERLANEVAHDAEEVFGVPLAKDEDFLRLLATHIGVTLRKLRFGLPLEPEGPTEEIKRQHPLAFGVGLMFTERLSQRLGRKVPVLEGTYVAMHVAAGLEKVKYRLQRRKRVALVCTTALSASTLLFWQLTNLLPQVDVVQVGTYEDVVKGRMTSQVDLIVSTVALPPVDAPVVVISPLFTADDRRRILAAIQAKPERDLIHRTAVQLLTPETTLLNRTYADSRRLLAEVGRFLVQRGYAKRGFVKALLKREAQFGSALNMPVPLAMPHAGPTYTRKTAVALVTLKQAIPFKLVEDPARELRVRLVIIPLLALDDVTGMRFYELLAAIRRKKLGRAIVEAAKPEEVIGLVAGSLGGHAGKDGATAKDGR, translated from the coding sequence ATGGCCGGTCTTAACGCCAGACAGCTCAAGGAACTGCAATACCTACTGGAGGCGGCCGGACCACAGCCGGCCTCGGAGGCGGCACGGGCCCTCGGGGTCAAGGAACGGACTCTGAGGGCCGATTTGCCGGCCCTGGCATCTTATTGCGCGGAGCGGGGGGCCCTCCTTCCCCGGGGCCGGCGCCAGGGCCTCTCCATCGAAGCCGCCCCGGAGGTTCGCGCGCGTCTGCGGCACGACGTGGCGGCGGCGGCGGTCGAGGGGGAGGGCGCCCTCGACTCCCACGAACGCCGGCGGAGGATGGTCGTCCGCTTCCTGCTCTCGCCCGAGTTGCCGACCCTCGACCAGTGGTGCGAGGAGTTCGGCGTCTCCCGGCCGAGCATCGTCAAGGACATCAAGGCGGTCAAGGAGTGGCTGGCCGAACGGCGCCTGGCCCTGGTCGGCAAGTCGGGGGTCGGCTATTCCCTGGTGGCCCGGGAGTTCGACCTGCGGAACGCCGTCGTCCAGTACCTCGTCCAGGGGAACGAGGTGAAGTTGGCGGACCCGGCCGCCTGGCGGGATGGGCGACCGGTCCTCGGCGACTTCGACTTCGCCCCGGTCCGCCGGTTCCTCGACGAGCTCCAGCGCGACGCGAAGGCCGAACTGATCGAGTCGGACTATGTGGCCCTGGCCCTTTACGTCGCCATCACCGTGGTCCGCCTGCGGGACGGCCGACGGGTCCCGGACGACCTCGGCGACCTCCAGAGCCTCCTTGGGACCAGCGAGCACAAGCTGGTCACCCGCCACGTTCGGTCGGTCGAGAAGGCCTGCGGGGTGAAGCTCTCGCCGGCCGAAGCGACCCACCTCACCCTGAACTTCATCTGCGCCAAGAAGCTCCAACCCAGGCCGGTGACAGACGCCGCCCCGGGCGGGGAGGCCGAGCGTCTGGCCAACGAGGTGGCCCACGACGCGGAGGAGGTCTTCGGCGTCCCGCTGGCCAAGGACGAGGACTTCCTCCGGTTGCTGGCCACCCACATCGGAGTGACCCTGCGCAAGCTCCGCTTCGGGCTGCCGCTCGAACCCGAGGGCCCGACCGAGGAGATCAAGCGCCAGCACCCGCTGGCCTTCGGGGTCGGGCTGATGTTCACCGAGCGGCTGTCGCAGCGGCTCGGCCGCAAGGTGCCGGTCCTTGAAGGCACCTACGTGGCCATGCACGTGGCCGCCGGGTTGGAGAAGGTCAAGTACCGGCTGCAGCGGCGGAAGCGGGTAGCCCTGGTCTGCACGACCGCCCTGTCCGCCTCGACCCTCCTCTTCTGGCAGTTGACCAACCTGCTGCCGCAGGTCGATGTGGTCCAGGTCGGCACATACGAGGACGTCGTCAAGGGCCGGATGACCTCGCAGGTCGACCTGATCGTCTCAACCGTCGCCCTGCCGCCCGTCGACGCGCCGGTGGTGGTCATCTCGCCGCTCTTCACGGCCGACGATCGCCGCCGCATCCTTGCCGCCATTCAGGCCAAACCGGAGCGCGACCTGATCCACCGGACCGCGGTCCAACTCCTGACCCCGGAGACGACCCTCCTCAATCGGACCTACGCCGACTCCCGCCGGCTGCTGGCCGAGGTCGGCCGGTTCCTGGTCCAACGGGGGTACGCCAAGCGGGGTTTCGTCAAGGCCCTCCTGAAGCGAGAGGCCCAGTTCGGCTCGGCCCTGAACATGCCGGTGCCCCTGGCGATGCCGCACGCCGGGCCGACCTACACCCGCAAGACGGCCGTCGCCCTGGTCACCTTGAAGCAGGCGATCCCCTTCAAGCTCGTCGAGGATCCGGCCAGGGAGTTGCGGGTTCGCCTGGTGATCATCCCGCTCCTGGCCCTCGACGACGTGACCGGGATGCGCTTCTACGAACTCCTGGCCGCCATCCGCCGGAAGAAACTCGGCCGGGCGATCGTCGAGGCGGCCAAGCCGGAGGAGGTCATCGGGCTGGTGGCCGGGAGCCTCGGCGGACACGCGGGGAAGGACGGTGCGACCGCGAAGGACGGGCGATGA
- a CDS encoding HPr family phosphocarrier protein, whose product MAKAEVTITNSVGLHARPAAQFVQAANKFKSRINVAKDDLKVNAKSIIGVLSLGAGKGAKIVLEASGEDEAEAVAALKSLIESGFGEH is encoded by the coding sequence ATGGCGAAGGCGGAAGTGACCATCACCAACAGCGTCGGGCTGCATGCCCGGCCGGCGGCCCAGTTCGTGCAGGCGGCCAACAAGTTCAAGTCCAGGATCAACGTGGCCAAGGATGACCTGAAGGTCAACGCCAAGAGCATCATCGGCGTCCTCAGCCTCGGCGCCGGCAAGGGGGCGAAGATCGTCCTCGAGGCCTCGGGTGAGGATGAGGCGGAGGCCGTGGCCGCCCTCAAGTCCCTGATCGAATCGGGCTTCGGCGAGCATTAG
- a CDS encoding ribulose-phosphate 3-epimerase, giving the protein MGERKARDPRGARNPRKALISASLAAADQAALGAAAEELSRHVDLIHIDLEDGSFSPNLTVGPFVVRDLRPHSRLPFEVHLMLRHPEDHLPEVALAGADIIVVNVEACPYPLRTIRLIRSLGKRAGLAFNWGTPLGALPYLAGELDCLLLLTSEPDLEGQKYIEGAPARVAEAKRLLGAAPVAIIVDGGVGEANAAALADQGATEFVVGRYLWRGGDVANNVSRLRTVLED; this is encoded by the coding sequence GTGGGCGAGCGGAAGGCCCGGGACCCCCGCGGGGCCCGGAACCCCCGCAAGGCCCTCATCTCGGCCTCGCTGGCCGCGGCCGACCAGGCCGCCCTCGGCGCGGCGGCGGAGGAGCTCAGCCGCCACGTCGACCTGATCCACATCGACCTCGAAGACGGCTCCTTCTCCCCCAACCTGACCGTCGGCCCCTTCGTCGTCCGCGACCTGCGGCCCCATAGTCGGCTGCCCTTCGAGGTCCACCTGATGCTGCGGCACCCGGAGGACCATCTCCCCGAGGTGGCCTTGGCCGGGGCCGACATCATCGTCGTCAACGTCGAGGCCTGTCCCTATCCGCTGCGGACGATCCGGCTGATCCGGTCCCTGGGCAAGCGGGCCGGCCTGGCCTTCAACTGGGGCACGCCCCTCGGGGCCCTGCCCTACCTGGCCGGGGAACTGGACTGCCTGCTGCTCTTGACCTCGGAACCGGACCTGGAGGGCCAAAAGTACATCGAGGGCGCCCCGGCCCGGGTGGCCGAGGCCAAGAGGCTGCTCGGGGCGGCCCCGGTGGCCATCATCGTCGACGGCGGAGTGGGCGAGGCCAACGCCGCCGCTCTGGCCGACCAGGGGGCGACTGAGTTCGTCGTCGGCCGCTACCTGTGGCGGGGCGGCGACGTCGCCAACAACGTCAGCAGGTTAAGAACCGTTTTGGAGGACTGA